In Sebastes fasciatus isolate fSebFas1 chromosome 24, fSebFas1.pri, whole genome shotgun sequence, the following are encoded in one genomic region:
- the dnajc27 gene encoding dnaJ homolog subfamily C member 27: MESSNIPKRRDNKKSLRVKVISLGNAEVGKSCIIKRYCEKRFVPKYLATIGIDYGVTKVQVRDREIKVNIFDMAGHPFFYEVRNEFYKDSQGVLLVYDVGLRESFDALDSWLGEMKQEMGSQANMDSIVFIVCANKVDLTKRRVVDEGEGRLWAESRGFTYFETSAQSGEGINEMFQAFFSSITDMCENGGKRPVAEVSVGFTKEQADTIRRIRSSKDSWDMLGVKPGATREEVNKAYRKLAVLLHPDKCVAPGSEDAFKAVVNARTSLLKNIK, translated from the exons ATGGAATCCTCCAACATCCCGAAGAGACGAGACAACAAGAAGTCCCTGAGAGTCAAAGTGATCAGCCTGGGGAACGCTGAAGTAGGAAAA AGCTGCATCATCAAACGCTACTGCGAGAAGAGGTTCGTTCCCAAGTATCTAGCCACGATCGGCATCGACTACGGCGTCACCAA ggtTCAGGTTCGTGACAGAGAAATCAAAGTGAACATCTTCGACATGGCCGGTCATCCGTTCTTCTACGAG GTGCGTAACGAGTTCTATAAGGACAGCCAGGGCGTGCTGCTGGTCTACGACGTCGGCCTCAGGGAAAGCTTCGACGCCCTCGACAGCTGGCTCGGAGAGATGAAACAGGAAATGGGCTCTCAGGCCAACATGGACAGCATCGTGTTCATCGTTTGCGCCAACAAG GTGGACCTGACGAAGCGGCGGGTGGTGGACGAGGGCGAGGGCCGTCTGTGGGCGGAGTCCAGAGGCTTCACGTACTTTGAGACGTCGGCGCAGAGCGGCGAGGGAATCAACGAGATGTTCCAG GCGTTCTTCTCCTCCATCACCGACATGTGTGAGAACGGAGGGAAGCGCCCGGTGGCCGAGGTCAGCGTCGGCTTCACCAAGGAGCAGGCCGACACCATCCGACGCATCCGGAGCAGCAAAGACTCATGGGACATGTTGGGGGTCAAACCTGGAGCCACGCG GGAGGAGGTGAACAAGGCGTACAGGAAGTTGGCGGTGCTGCTGCACCCGGATAAGTGCGTTGCCCCCGGCAGCGAGGACGCCTTCAAGGCGGTGGTGAACGCCCGCACCTCGCTACTCAAGAACATTAAATAA